The genome window ATGCTGAGAAAGGAAGGGCATGAGGTGGCTATCGCAGGCGACGCTTTTGCAGCTCTGAACATCCTGACTGATTTTGTTCCTGATGTAATGTTTATAGATTTTATAATGCCCACAATTGATGGTGATAAACTCTGCCAGATTGTTCGGAAAATGCGGCATATGGAGAATTGTTATATCGTTTTCATTACAGCAGCAGCAGCAGAGCTGGATTTTGACTATACAAAGGTAGGCGCGAATGCCTGCATTGCCAAAGGTTCTTTTGAATCTGTTGCCGGATATATCAAGGATGCAATCAGGGAGTCCGACATGACGCATAGAAACAGCATTCCCAAGGCAATTATGGGTCTTGAGTCTATAAATGCAAGGCAGATGACAAAAGAACTCCTTTCACGGCACCGCCATTTGCAGACGATTCTTGAAAGAATGGCCCAGGGAATCCTGGAAATTCAGTTCGATAAAGTCGTTTATGCAAATTCTGCCGCAATCGCCTTTTTCGAGATGTCATATGAAGATATCATTGCATCATATCCACCTGATTTATTTGAAGACGGTGTGCGATCTGACATTGAAGCCATCATGAATCTTAACAACAGTTTGTCAGAGTTTCATAACCGTGATTTAAACACGGAACTGAACGGCCGGCAAGTATTAATCGAGTCTTTTCCCGTGGGAACAGAACCTACAGCAATCCTTCTGATCACTGATGTTACCCATAGAAAACGTCTTGAAACCAAATTTAATGAATTCAGAAGACTGGAAGCCATAGGGACCCTGGCAGGGGGGGTTGCCCATGATATAAATAATCTGCTTATGGGAATACAGGGCAACACTTCACTAATGCTGCTTGAAATAGAAAAAGATGATATTCACTTTAATTCTGTTAAAAGTATTGAAAGATGTGTAAAAAAGGGCTCCAAGCTTACAAAAGAGCTCCTCGGTTTTGCCAGAGGTGGTAAATATCTTGTTCGGTATATAGCTTTAAACGACCTTATCGAAAAGAATATATATATATTTGATGATACAAACAGAATTATAAATCTCAATAAAGAGTATCAGGATGACTTATGGGCCATAGAAGCCGATGAGAAACAGATAGAGCAAGTGCTGGAAACTATCTTCGTGAACGCATCCCAGGCAATTGGGACAAAAAGAGGAGAGATCAGCATAAAAACAGAGAACATTTCCTTAACAAAAAATTTTACTGAACAATTTGAGGTTGAAGAGGGGGACTATGTAAAGATGTCTTTGGCGGATAACGGCATCGGCATAGATAATTCGGATAAGGATAGAATTTTTGAGCCATTTTTTACAACCAAAGAAATCGGCACCGGCTTGGGACTTGCGGCTGCTTTTGGTATAATAAAAAATCATTATGGTATCATAAACTTTTCAAGTAAAAAAGGCCAAGGTACTACTTTTAATATTTACTTGCCGGCGATTACCCAGGAGTAAAGGTTCGGGATGACTAATAAAATAAAGAAACATAGTACAGGTTTGATGGACCGTATGGTTTTTATAGGATGCGGTCTGGCAGCTATTTATTGGATTCTTGAATCTTTGATGACTACCTTGCAGAATGAAGGGACATCATTTCTATACAATTTTATTGGGTATAGTGCCGATGAAATTTTTGCTCGCCTGCTGGTATTCTGTTTTTTCCTGATATTCGGTTCCCACGCTCAGTATACAATCAACCAGCGCAGAAAGCTTGACGAGGCACTGGTAAAAAGCGAGGAAAAATATAGAACAATTATTGAGAACATTGAAGATGGTTATTATGAAGCTGATCTTGAAGGCTTTTTTTCTTTTGTAAATGATTCCATGAGCAGGATTACAGGATATTCCAAAGAAAAGTTGAGGACTGCCGATTTCAGGCTTTTTACGGATGATAATAATTTTATAAAACTAAATGATACTTTTAAAAACATATTACAAAATGTCATAGATACTGCTTTAATAGATTTGACATTTATAAAACCTGAAGGAACGGAATCTTTTGTTGAGGCATCAGTTTATTTAAAAAAAGATTCCAGAGGCAGAGCAAAAGAATTCAGAGGGCTGATAAGGGATGTTACAAGACGCAGACAAACAGAAGCTTTAAAGCAGGAAAAAGCCGCGGCAGAGGCGGCCAGCAGGGCAAAGAGCGAATTTCTTGCAAACATGAGCCATGAGATAAGAACACCGCTAAATTCAATAATAGGCCTCATTGAGTTAATGTCTGATTCAAATCTTGATGCTGAACAAAAAGAAGATCTGGATGTTGTGCTGTCTGCGGCCTATGCGCTTCTTTCCATAATTAATGATATACTGGATTTTTCAAAAATTGAAGCCGGAAGACTGGAACTTGAGAACATAGCTGTAAACCTCAGGAACATGATCGGAGATTCTTTAAAAATAATTGCAAAAAATGCTCATGAAAAAGGGCTTGAACTTGCCTACCGGGTGGCACCTGACGTTCCTGATTACATATTGGGAGACTCTGCCCGATTAAGGCAGGTACTTTTAAACCTGGCGGGTAATGCAGTAAAATTCACTGAAAAAGGGGAGGTTATAGTCTCGGTTGAAGCGGCAATGTTTACAGAGACTAAAGTTGATCTTGTTTTTTCTGTTATAGATACTGGGATAGGTATTGCCGAAGATAAACTGGATAAGGTATTCAGCCCGTTTGAACAGGCGGACAGCGGCACATCAAGAAGGTTTGGAGGCACAGGACTCGGTCTGGCAGTATCTGCGCGGCTTGTGGAATTGATGGGTGGAACAATCCGGCTGGAAAGCGCCCCCGGCAAAGGGAGCAACTTTTATTTTAGCATTTCTTTTGATGTGTCGACAGACGAAAAGCCAGATTTTCAGTCTAATGATTTAAGCGGCGTCAGGGCCTTGGTAGTTGACGATAATGCTTCAAGCTGCAACATCATAACGGAGATGCTGGAAAGCTGGAATATTTCCGCAAAAAGTTCATTATTAACTGGGGAGGCAAAAAAAATATTAATAGATGCCGCTAACCATGGTGAACCCTTTGATATTGTGATAATCGATTTTGATTTGGTGAATTCTGAAAAAAGCAGTTTGCCGGAATGGATAAAAAGAGATGATATGGTTAGTGCAAACATAATCATGATGCTCACATCATCATGTCATCGTAACTGCAAGGATCTGCTCGACTCCTATGCAAAGACCAGAATCAACAAACCTGTAATGCCCTCAGATCTGCTCGATGCGGTAATGATTGCTCTCGATTTAAAAAAAATCGAATTTGGAACGGAGAAAAAAGCTTTTTACCCCGATCCCCAGGTTAGTCATGTGTTATTACATTTTCTTGTTGCCGAAGATACCCCCTTTAATCAGAAATTTATCCACCGTCTTCTTGATCGCTGGGGTTTTAATGCAGATATAGTTGAAAACGGTTATGAAGTCCTGGAGGCTTTGAAAAAAAAGAGTTACGACCTTCTGCTGATGGATATTCAAATGCCGGAGATGGATGGATTGGAAGCTGCCAGGGCTGTCAGGAAGATTGAGAAAGAAAAAGGCGGACATATACCGATTATTGCTATGACCGCACATACAATGAAAGGTGACCGTGAATTATGCATAAACGCGGGTATGGATGATTATGTATCAAAGCCCATCTCTTCTGAAATACTTTATCAAGCAATAAAAGCACTTTTGCCGGGAAGGTTGTCTGAAACAAATCCATCTTACAAAAAAGCAGAAAAGGATGTTATATTTGATAAAGAGAGACTCCTGGAAATATTTGATAACGACTGGAATTTTTTTAAAGAATCTGTAGATATGTTTCAGGCAGACTATCCTGATATGATCGTGGCTGTAAAAAATGCGTTAAAGGAAAGTAATTCCAATGCCCTTAGACGTTCGGCGCATGCGTTAAAAGGAATCTTGGGCAATTTTCAGGCGGAATCAGCTGTAGAAGCAGCTTATCATCTTGAACAAATGGGTACCAACGGAGACTTCTGCGAAGCAGAAAACAAATTCAGGCAACTTGAATACGTAGTAGATAAATTTTCAAAAGAACTGTCCGGGTTTGTTGAGGATATAAAGGTTTGAATATACTTGCCGTAGATGATGAGGCAGTAACGCTGAGCCGTGTTAAACATTATCTGAAAAAGTGGGGTTATAATATCTTGACCGCCGGAAATGGTGTTGAGGCGCTGGAAAAATTTTTATCCGAAGATATTGATATTATACTTACAGACTGGATAATGCCTGAAATGGATGGGCCCGAGTTGATAAGAGAAATACATAATAACAGTAAACGCTATGTATATATAATTTTATTAACATCAAAGAGGGAGACTGACGATCTTGTAAGTGCTCTTTCGGAAGCTGGAGCGGACGATTATATTGTCAAACCCTTTAATCCCGAAGAGTTGCAGGCACGGGTAAGGGTGGGTGAACGTACGGTTTTGCTGGAGAGAAAACTACGGGAGTACAATAATGACCTGGAAAATACAGTCCGAATGCAGACTCGAATTATTCGTCAGACCCAGGAAGAAACAATTTTCAGATTGCTTAGTGCCCTCGAAGCAAGAGATAAAGAAACAGGCGGTCATGTTAGAAGGATAGGACTTTACAGCGCCAGGTTAGCAAAAGCTGCGGGATGGACACAGGATAAGATTGATGATATTCTCATTGCCGCATCCATGCATGACATTGGCAAGATAGGAGTTTCCGATTCAATTTTATGCAAAAAGGGGAGGCTGACCGAAGCTGAGTTTGAGATTATAAAATCACATACAATAATCGGTGGACGGATTTTAGGTAATTCAAAACTTCCCATGCTTCAGATAGCGCATGATATTGCATTGTACCATCATGAAAAATGGGATGGATCCGGTTATCCTTGCGGACTAATCGGCGAGCAGATTCCTGAAGCAGTCTGTATCGTGGCTCTGGTTGATGTTTATGATGCCCTTGGACAGGGACGTATTTATCGCAAGGCTTTGAGTGAGGAAGCAGTTCTTGCCAAGATGTATGAAGAAAGAGAATCACATTTTAATCCGGATTTATTTAACATATTCACTGAATTAATACCTGAATTCAGAGATATTGCAAAGAATAACCCGTAATTTTTAAAAGGAGCTTATAAATGGCAGGACCTTTAAAAGGATTAAAAATAATAGATTTTTCAACTTTATTACCAGGGCCTTATGCAACAATGGCGCTGGCAGATCTCGGGGCTGATGTTTTGCGTATTGTATCTGGTTCCAGACCGGATCTTACCGATTTTATGCCCCCGATACTTCCAAATACAAAAATTTCAGCAAACGGAGCCTGGATGGGGCGTGGCAAACGTTCCATCACTCTTAATCTTAAAGATAAAAGGGCGATAAAAATAGTGCATCAGCTGCTTGCAGATTACGATATAATTGTTGAGCAGTTTCGGCCCGGTGTCATGGATAGATTGGGATTAGGTTATTCCGATCTGAAAAAGGTTAACCCGGCAATTATATACGGTTCACTCACAGGGTACGGTCAGACCGGCCCCTTGAGCAAGAAAGCCGGCCATGATATAAATTACATCTCCCGCTCAGGACTAATGAGCTATTCCGGTCGCAACGATACAGGGCCAAGCCTGACAGGCATGCAGATAGCAGATGTAGCATCCGGTTCAAACAACATGATTATTGCCATTCTTTCTGCAGTCTACTACAGGAGCAATACCGGGAAGGGGCAGCATCTTGACATCTCGATGATGGACGGTGTCGTCGCCTTTAATGCTATGACAGGTGCGGCATTTCTCGCTGGTGGAGATGAACCCTTAAGAGAATCGGAATTTTTGAATGGCGGCTGTCTTTATGATTTTTATCAGACTGAAGATAATAAGTATCTTAGTTTCGGAGGGCTGGAGTCTAAGTTTTTTTCAGCATTCTGCAAGGCAATCGGTTGCGATGATTTTATCGAAGGAGGTGTAAACCCTGAAGGGGTGCAAAACATCAAGAAGAGGGTTCGAAAAATTATCAGTCAAAAGAGACTTGATGACTGGATGAAAATTTTTGATCAAGTCGATGCGTGCGTTGAGCCTGTTTTTACACTTGAAGAAGCTTTCAGCGATCCCCATATAATTGAGCGGGGGCTGATCATAGATGTTGAAATTCCTGGAGGCGGCACTGTAAAACAGATTGCAAATCCGATCAAGTTTTCCGAGACTCAGCCTGAGTATAACACCATCGGCCAACCGGCAGGTACACACACAAAAGATGTTTTGAAGTCACTTGGATATTCTGAAAATGATGTGGAAGAATTTGAAAAGACAGGTCTTTTTTCTTAGTGCCTCAAAAAACTGAACCCCGATATTTTATCCGCACAATCACCGGGAGGTTCTTTGGAAAGCTGAAAGAAGCCGGCCGAGACCTGTTGCCTATAATCCTGGTCATCGTCTTTTTTCAGCTTGCCATACTTCGCCAGCCGTTTCCGGACCTCCTTGAGGTGCTTATGGGCACGACCTTAGTGGTAATCGGCCTCATGCTGTTTGTTCAGGGCCTTGAAATGGGCCTGTTTCCGATCGGGGAGAATCTTGCCGTCGCTTTTGCACAAAAAGGGAGTCTGGTCTGGTTGCTGCTCTTTGGATTCGGCTTAGGGTTTTCCACCACCGTGGCCGAGCCCGCCCTGATTGCCATCACCCAGGAAGCCGCAAAAGTGGCGGCTCAAGCGGACATTATCGCGCCTGGCGCAAACGACAGGGCATACTATGCCCTGGGCTTGCGCTTTACGGTGGCTGTCTCAGTGGGGCTGGCTATCGCAATTGGCATAATACGTATCCTGCGCGGCTGGCCTGTTCATTATCTGATTATCGCCGGCTACATGATTGTCGTTTTGATGACTTTAATAGCACCTAAGGAAATTGTGGGTATTGCCTATGACTCCGGAGGCGTCACCACTTCCACGATCACAGTGCCCCTTGTCACCGCCCTGGGGGTCGGCCTTGCTTCATCTATCCGGGGTCGCAACCACATGATGGACGGTTTTGGCATGATTGCCTTTGCCTCACTGCTTCCTGTGATTTTTGTTCTTGGCTTTGGTATGATAGTATTTGGTGTTAAAGTGCCATGGTAGATGGATATGCTGATTGAAATTGCACAGACATTTATGGTTACATGCAGGGATTTTTTTCCGGTTCTGGCGCTTATAGCTGGTTTCCAGTATATCGTTCTGCGCCAGCCCATCCCGCACTTGCGTAAGGTGATTGTGGGCTTCTGTTGTGTGCTGGCAGGTCTATCTTTGTTCCTTGTGGGATTGGAGAAGGCCCTTTTTCCGGTGGGAAAAATTATGGCCAAACAGCTGTCTGCCCAGGAGTTTTTGTTCGGAAGCGATATGGTACCTGATAATCCTGAATGGCGGGATTATGTCTGG of Desulfosarcina sp. BuS5 contains these proteins:
- a CDS encoding ATP-binding response regulator, giving the protein MKKKILVVDDNRVLLNFIDRMLRKEGHEVAIAGDAFAALNILTDFVPDVMFIDFIMPTIDGDKLCQIVRKMRHMENCYIVFITAAAAELDFDYTKVGANACIAKGSFESVAGYIKDAIRESDMTHRNSIPKAIMGLESINARQMTKELLSRHRHLQTILERMAQGILEIQFDKVVYANSAAIAFFEMSYEDIIASYPPDLFEDGVRSDIEAIMNLNNSLSEFHNRDLNTELNGRQVLIESFPVGTEPTAILLITDVTHRKRLETKFNEFRRLEAIGTLAGGVAHDINNLLMGIQGNTSLMLLEIEKDDIHFNSVKSIERCVKKGSKLTKELLGFARGGKYLVRYIALNDLIEKNIYIFDDTNRIINLNKEYQDDLWAIEADEKQIEQVLETIFVNASQAIGTKRGEISIKTENISLTKNFTEQFEVEEGDYVKMSLADNGIGIDNSDKDRIFEPFFTTKEIGTGLGLAAAFGIIKNHYGIINFSSKKGQGTTFNIYLPAITQE
- a CDS encoding DUF1538 domain-containing protein — its product is MPQKTEPRYFIRTITGRFFGKLKEAGRDLLPIILVIVFFQLAILRQPFPDLLEVLMGTTLVVIGLMLFVQGLEMGLFPIGENLAVAFAQKGSLVWLLLFGFGLGFSTTVAEPALIAITQEAAKVAAQADIIAPGANDRAYYALGLRFTVAVSVGLAIAIGIIRILRGWPVHYLIIAGYMIVVLMTLIAPKEIVGIAYDSGGVTTSTITVPLVTALGVGLASSIRGRNHMMDGFGMIAFASLLPVIFVLGFGMIVFGVKVPW
- a CDS encoding HD-GYP domain-containing protein; translated protein: MNILAVDDEAVTLSRVKHYLKKWGYNILTAGNGVEALEKFLSEDIDIILTDWIMPEMDGPELIREIHNNSKRYVYIILLTSKRETDDLVSALSEAGADDYIVKPFNPEELQARVRVGERTVLLERKLREYNNDLENTVRMQTRIIRQTQEETIFRLLSALEARDKETGGHVRRIGLYSARLAKAAGWTQDKIDDILIAASMHDIGKIGVSDSILCKKGRLTEAEFEIIKSHTIIGGRILGNSKLPMLQIAHDIALYHHEKWDGSGYPCGLIGEQIPEAVCIVALVDVYDALGQGRIYRKALSEEAVLAKMYEERESHFNPDLFNIFTELIPEFRDIAKNNP
- a CDS encoding PAS domain-containing hybrid sensor histidine kinase/response regulator, which codes for MTNKIKKHSTGLMDRMVFIGCGLAAIYWILESLMTTLQNEGTSFLYNFIGYSADEIFARLLVFCFFLIFGSHAQYTINQRRKLDEALVKSEEKYRTIIENIEDGYYEADLEGFFSFVNDSMSRITGYSKEKLRTADFRLFTDDNNFIKLNDTFKNILQNVIDTALIDLTFIKPEGTESFVEASVYLKKDSRGRAKEFRGLIRDVTRRRQTEALKQEKAAAEAASRAKSEFLANMSHEIRTPLNSIIGLIELMSDSNLDAEQKEDLDVVLSAAYALLSIINDILDFSKIEAGRLELENIAVNLRNMIGDSLKIIAKNAHEKGLELAYRVAPDVPDYILGDSARLRQVLLNLAGNAVKFTEKGEVIVSVEAAMFTETKVDLVFSVIDTGIGIAEDKLDKVFSPFEQADSGTSRRFGGTGLGLAVSARLVELMGGTIRLESAPGKGSNFYFSISFDVSTDEKPDFQSNDLSGVRALVVDDNASSCNIITEMLESWNISAKSSLLTGEAKKILIDAANHGEPFDIVIIDFDLVNSEKSSLPEWIKRDDMVSANIIMMLTSSCHRNCKDLLDSYAKTRINKPVMPSDLLDAVMIALDLKKIEFGTEKKAFYPDPQVSHVLLHFLVAEDTPFNQKFIHRLLDRWGFNADIVENGYEVLEALKKKSYDLLLMDIQMPEMDGLEAARAVRKIEKEKGGHIPIIAMTAHTMKGDRELCINAGMDDYVSKPISSEILYQAIKALLPGRLSETNPSYKKAEKDVIFDKERLLEIFDNDWNFFKESVDMFQADYPDMIVAVKNALKESNSNALRRSAHALKGILGNFQAESAVEAAYHLEQMGTNGDFCEAENKFRQLEYVVDKFSKELSGFVEDIKV
- a CDS encoding CaiB/BaiF CoA transferase family protein, with the protein product MAGPLKGLKIIDFSTLLPGPYATMALADLGADVLRIVSGSRPDLTDFMPPILPNTKISANGAWMGRGKRSITLNLKDKRAIKIVHQLLADYDIIVEQFRPGVMDRLGLGYSDLKKVNPAIIYGSLTGYGQTGPLSKKAGHDINYISRSGLMSYSGRNDTGPSLTGMQIADVASGSNNMIIAILSAVYYRSNTGKGQHLDISMMDGVVAFNAMTGAAFLAGGDEPLRESEFLNGGCLYDFYQTEDNKYLSFGGLESKFFSAFCKAIGCDDFIEGGVNPEGVQNIKKRVRKIISQKRLDDWMKIFDQVDACVEPVFTLEEAFSDPHIIERGLIIDVEIPGGGTVKQIANPIKFSETQPEYNTIGQPAGTHTKDVLKSLGYSENDVEEFEKTGLFS